TGATCGTTAAGAATGAATTTGAATATAAAAGGTGTagcttaaaaaatatttttttttaagttcGATTTTTTTAAGTTACTGTTATTAAAAAAACGCGGTTTTGACGTTTGGATAAATATTAAAaagtgaatttttttaaaaaattaaaataaaagtaaaaaaaaaccaaaaaatttttaaatatcaaatacGAAAAgagttttctttttaaaaaatgaacttCTTGGACCAAACAGGCTTTTGAGCAGATAACGATCTATGTACAATAATATATTGTCCAGCAATGAATGATGACCGGAGACAAGAAGCAACAAGTGGAAAGAACGATTCATGAATGAGAACTCCGCCCACACTTCTCTCACTAACCATTGACTCTGCACTTAACAACTTCGCCCATATATCTGATATCTCTTTTCTGCCTCATCACATTCTTCTTGAGCTCTTCCTGGTATGAATCCTTAAACTCCGTCTCATTTTCTCTTTTGTTGGTTGTATTTGTGTGCAAGATTGTTTCTTGTTTAAACTTTTGCCTGCCCTTTGGACTGTATGAAACGGGTTTGTCTTGGTTTTTGTGATTGGCTTTTGTATTGATGTGATCCGCTGGTCATCTGGATTTTAGGGCTTTTAGCCTTTTACTATAGTGGTCATTTTTTTCGTAATGATTTTGATAAGAGATTCGATTCTTGGCGGATCATCGCACTGTTATCGGACCAAGTTGTGTTAATTTTACGGATTACTGTTCATACTTAAATTTTATGACCGCCCCGTTGGTCTGCCCATATATCTATATTATGTATGTCTTTACTGAAGTGTTTGCTACGGTGGTTGTTGATGCACCAGTTATTCAAGTTTCATTGGTTTATCGCTGAGGAGGTTCCTGATTTTGATTCATCTCATGATTTAGACTTTTAGAGTGTTTGTCGATTCTAAAGATTTTCAAAAAAACTATTTCCTTTAGAATTAGTGGCTTTTTTCGAGCATtgaaattgtcagattaatggAGGAGTAATGTTATTACTTCAGTTTATGCCGATTGTGGATAATCTTAGGTTGCCCttgaattgatatttttgatttGGGAAAGGATTTGAGGAATGAATTAGCATAATTGCTGTTGAAATTTCTCAACTTGATATATATTTGATTTGAAATTCACTTGAATTTTGTGGATCCAAATTAGTTAAGATCAATCAATCCAAGCACAAGCTTATTCGATTTTCCTGGTTTGTTGGATATCTGGTTTTGTCACTTGGTACATGCTGAGTTTTTCCTCTCTTTGTTTAGTTCTATTGATTGAATGATAATCATCTCGTGTATTTAATTCTCCTCAACTTCCTTTGAACTTTGTTTTCGCTCGTCTTGTCTCACACGTGCAAACTTTTTAAGTCATCAGTGATCAGTTGTCCTATAGCCTCATTGTAGAAGAAATTTGACTTTTAAAAAAGCAAAAGATCGAAGGAAGCAGATTTTTTTATCTGATCCTTGTTGCTATGGTTTGATGGCTGAAATAACTTATCCTCATTGTTGCTTATTTGCTATTATTTTCTATGCACATTCATGCTCAAACTTCATTGATTGTTAGAGAACACTGAAAGCTGGGAAACTGAATGAGAGGATATTGAAGTTGTTTGCGGCAACTGGCAAAGAAGAAATCCTTTCTGTCATTGATGCTTTTAATATTCAACATAATCTTGTCCCCGTTCTTCCTACCCGTAAGTCATCTCGCAATTATTGTTCTTTCTGAGTTTTAACTTGATCTCCTTTGTGACTTTCAAATTCGTGTCAGGGTGCTCTGACAAATTTTGATACCGTCGGCATCGAGTCACTGTGCCGCAATAAGTGCAAGCTAGACACTAGCCCTTAAAAGGAAGACAAATCTGCTCTCATTCGGATTTCTCTTGGTTAGAATTTGAAATAATGTCTCAGATAAGCATTGGAGACGAAGAGGTGGATATTGTAGTAGGTGCCCTTCAGCCAGATCTTACATCGTTCATGGAAGAGTGGAGACCAATTTTCTCCCGATTCCACCTTATAATTGTCAAAGATCCTGAACTCAAAGAGGACCTTAAAATTCCAGATGGATTTAACATGGATCTCTATACAAAGCCCGATATAGATCGtgttgtgggctcttcatcaagTGCAATTTCTTTTTCTGGATACTCTTGTCGGTATTTTGGCTATCTTATGTCTCGTAAAAGTTATGTAATCTGTATTGATGATGATTGTATCCCTGCTAGAGATAGCAATGGGTATATAATTGATGCTGTCTCCCAGCATATTACTAACCTTGCAGCCCCTGCtactccatttttcttcaacaCTCTCTATGACCCTTTCCGTGAGGGAACTGATTTTGTTCGAGGCTACCCCTTTAGCTTAAGAAATGGGGTGGACTGCGGCCTTTCTTGTGGATTGTGGCTCAATCTAGCTGACTATGATGCTCCCACTCAAGTCCTCAAGCCAGATCTGAGAAACATGAGGTATGTCGATGCAGTTCTCACCGTACCATCAAGAACCATGATGCCCGTTAGTGGAATCAACATAGGTATCAATAGTCAGTTGCTGGGACCGGCTATGCTTCCAGCTTTTCGGTTGGCGAAGGAAGGAAAGCTGAGGTGGGAAACAGTGGAAGATTTATGGAGTGGGATGTGTGTTAAGTTAGTTTGTGATCACTTGAGGCTTGGCGTGAAAAGTGGGCTTCCCTACGTGTGGAGAAAAGAACGAGGCGATGCTATCGAAAGTTTGAGAAAAGAGTGGGATGGAGTTAGGCTGATGGAAGATGTGGTTCCGTTCTTTCAATCAGTAAGATTGTCTCAAGAGGCTGTTACAGCGGAAGATTGTGTAACTGAGATTGCTGCATTTGTAAAAGAAAAACTGGGACCAGTTAATCCAGTATTTGCTCGTGCTGCTGATACTATGGTCGAGTGGATCAAGATTTGGACACGAGTGCGCGGACCCAGTAGAGTGTAAACTCAATAGGCTCAAGACACCACTGGTTGGTGTTGATGCATATTTTTTTCTAATTTGTCTTTGAAACCTCTGTTTCATGCGAGGTTTTTACTAACTCATTAAATACTTTAAAGTTTTCCTTTCTTTTATTTGATTTCTCGACAAAGCATTATATGACATTTAATCTTATGTAGTTTTAACTTTCAAATGCCAATTTTATAGAGTTTGAAATGCATCTGCTTTCGCGTTGTTCATTTAACCTTTTGATCTGCTTTCACTCTTTAAGCCTTCGTCCAGATAGA
This is a stretch of genomic DNA from Primulina eburnea isolate SZY01 chromosome 11, ASM2296580v1, whole genome shotgun sequence. It encodes these proteins:
- the LOC140805169 gene encoding probable UDP-arabinopyranose mutase 5 isoform X2, which gives rise to MRTPPTLLSLTIDSALNNFAHISDISFLPHHILLELFLRTLKAGKLNERILKLFAATGKEEILSVIDAFNIQHNLVPVLPTRNIGDEEVDIVVGALQPDLTSFMEEWRPIFSRFHLIIVKDPELKEDLKIPDGFNMDLYTKPDIDRVVGSSSSAISFSGYSCRYFGYLMSRKSYVICIDDDCIPARDSNGYIIDAVSQHITNLAAPATPFFFNTLYDPFREGTDFVRGYPFSLRNGVDCGLSCGLWLNLADYDAPTQVLKPDLRNMRYVDAVLTVPSRTMMPVSGINIGINSQLLGPAMLPAFRLAKEGKLRWETVEDLWSGMCVKLVCDHLRLGVKSGLPYVWRKERGDAIESLRKEWDGVRLMEDVVPFFQSVRLSQEAVTAEDCVTEIAAFVKEKLGPVNPVFARAADTMVEWIKIWTRVRGPSRV
- the LOC140805169 gene encoding probable UDP-arabinopyranose mutase 5 isoform X1 gives rise to the protein MSQISIGDEEVDIVVGALQPDLTSFMEEWRPIFSRFHLIIVKDPELKEDLKIPDGFNMDLYTKPDIDRVVGSSSSAISFSGYSCRYFGYLMSRKSYVICIDDDCIPARDSNGYIIDAVSQHITNLAAPATPFFFNTLYDPFREGTDFVRGYPFSLRNGVDCGLSCGLWLNLADYDAPTQVLKPDLRNMRYVDAVLTVPSRTMMPVSGINIGINSQLLGPAMLPAFRLAKEGKLRWETVEDLWSGMCVKLVCDHLRLGVKSGLPYVWRKERGDAIESLRKEWDGVRLMEDVVPFFQSVRLSQEAVTAEDCVTEIAAFVKEKLGPVNPVFARAADTMVEWIKIWTRVRGPSRV